The following are encoded in a window of Fulvia fulva chromosome 7, complete sequence genomic DNA:
- a CDS encoding Avr4E produces the protein MQFPTPHLLLTTLLATITTADFSRDCPPGSGVGNQAEWSARGVDGTAIPRELDAHSLCDCFKPFLNVLGCSVTSVVTERAVFVKGHLNYCARMSESVAGISPCKEWEIEVGGAHPERMANR, from the coding sequence ATGCAGTTTCCAACCCCTCACCTCCTGCTCACCACCCTCCTCGCTACTATCACAACCGCCGATTTCTCGCGCGATTGCCCGCCAGGCAGCGGCGTTGGCAATCAAGCCGAATGGAGCGCACGCGGCGTAGATGGCACTGCGATCCCTAGAGAACTTGACGCTCACAGCCTCTGTGACTGCTTCAAGCCGTTCTTGAACGTGCTGGGATGTTCGGTCACATCGGTTGTGACGGAGAGAGCTGTTTTTGTGAAGGGACATCTCAACTATTGTGCGCGGATGTCGGAGTCGGTGGCAGGGATCTCGCCGTGTAAGGAGTGGGAGATTGAGGTTGGGGGAGCGCATCCTGAGAGGATGGCAAACAGATAG